In the genome of Malania oleifera isolate guangnan ecotype guangnan chromosome 5, ASM2987363v1, whole genome shotgun sequence, the window GTtgctaaattgaggaaaaagatagcaggttagaaatttaagcttttatctcaaggggacCGCGTAGTTTTAATTAAGCAAGTATTATCATCAATGGCTATTCATCAATTGGTGGTAATTGACATTCCTAATATTGTCTTCACAAagttaaattctatgttatcgattttttttttggagtggaataaatgataaaagaaaaaggaaatggtgttcctggcctaatatatgtaagcttgtttgtgagggtggtttgggtattagggattttgaggaagtaaaaaaatcattgcatatgaagtttgtatagagattgttaactatggataatctgtggacttaattctttaaagccaagtatttgaatAATAGACACCACTTAAGAGAAATAAATCCAgataaaggaaccagattttggagatcgattgctcgtgtgatacctgaagtattagagcatgttcgtgttcaaattaaagaagggtcggcctctttctggtttgatcgatggttagcctccggtcccctttgtgctaaggttcaggaaatcagaaaccataagctacgaacacgagattgttgggatagagatgggtggaatgttgatttattagtgtatctgttgggtgaagaacaggctgaggaagtaatgaactctgctatttcttggGAGAGTTtagatacagtaatttgggaaccttcaacagatgggaaatttACCACGACAAGTGCTTGGAAAATTAGAAGGGAGCgtaaagaggaattcttagtttcaaaatggatctggcatcctatgttgccaaaatgggtgtcaatttgtatgtggaagtcttggttcgcttgtcttccggttgatactcgtattcaagaagtaggtgttcagatggcctctcggtgtgattgttgttcaaatgccaagattgaatctctagactaTGTGTTTTGCACGGGTTCTTTTGCTTAGGAGGTATGAAAACAAGCAACAgcggcgttgggtgttagttgtatggcaacgaatACATGGAAAGTCAGAGTTAAtttctggtttagttgtgcaagacgggcctcacagttaggcatttttgTAGGTCTCATACCtcgtctcatcatttggagactttggactcatcgatgtagagccaggatggaatcaatctatgattcggtgagaactgattgacttgatattaaatattgactgagatccatttcggacaagttaactaaatgtgcacTTGCTTCTTGTATGGATATTGCAGTctttcgtgctttggatatttaagtaaaaaatgtgagggttcgtcttcctcatgtagtcagatggtgtaaacttgggataggttgggttaagttgaatgtggatggaagttgtaaaggtaacccaggtaattgtggtggtggaggcgtgataagagatgaaagaggattatttaaagcagctttttcctcattactgGGCTATGAAACCAATAATATGGCTGAATTGAAAGcgattattatagggattaatctgtgcaaagatctcggatttgatcaagtggagattgcctatgactctgctttgttggttcagtgaaTTAATTCTAGGAAGTGTTCGGCTTGGAACTTATGGAATttgtgggaagagcttgtgttagctttgagaggcatacattacaaagtggaaTATGTTTACAGGGAAGCGAATCAAAGTGCGGATTTCTTTGCCAAGGAGGGTGGATCTggtatatctcgatcatatagttgctaGGATGAGTTTCCACTGCAAGTCAAGGGaatgatttgattggatttgttgggatttccttccttCCGCTCGTGATGCTTTGTGCTGGTGTTTGTGAAGGTTCGAGTGGTTGGTTTATTTCTTGAGTCCTTTCAgaattttgtttgttttccacttatagttgtttagttcttatttatttgtttgattGTTGGTCATTGATTTATTagttttgaataagttggttaagtcagttttagactcttgatgtttgttttccccaagtttccaGGTTGgaatcatggtattcctccgccataagtaagagATTTTATAATAAAGATAGGAGATGCCGCCCTCTTTTtccacaaaagaaaaaagaaaaaagaaaagaaaaagagtatTGTTTGTCCTCTTTAGGTTGTAATGTCCTTTTTCCCCCTCTTAATGTCTTCTTTTAttatctggaaaaaaaaaaaaacaagatgcaattagattttattttatttttaatggatAAGAAGTGTGTTTAAAAAAAAACTCACTGACTTTACCATTAGGTAATTTAGGTCAGGGAAATTGCATATGCAAAGTGCCTAAATCGAATTATAAAGCGAAACtctgattaaaaaaaaatctactcATTTTAGGGCAACAGGTTTGAGGGTTTGACAATCTTTCTTTTTCCCCAGGTGAAATCTTCCTAAAATTGTGATATTTTTGGATGGGGACTAACTATAAAAGAAGGTTAAAATAATCTTTCAAAATTCAGCTTTATATAGAAACCTTTACAATATAGTTTGACCACTTAATTGAAAAAGTGTGGATTTGAGAATTCTGAACCATGATAGAGGCATTGAAGAATGTTATTACAATCATACATcagatttttttaatttgttttgatCTGTATCTCATGAGGGACTCTGATCTCTCCATGCACATATATACATTCTCTTACCTTGATTTTGTGGCCATAGTTTGTCAACCTTCTTTCCTGAAACTTGGTCGTgctattttatttcttattttagccCTCATTCCCCAAAAGAGGAATTCAGATAAGAAATTGATGTTTCAGGATCAACCTGACTTTTTATGGAGTTTTATCCAAAATCCAGATTGTTTAAATTCTTACTGGACTTGTTTCCCATTTTATCTTTTTGCAGTGATGGACAATTTTAAGAATGTTCCCCAATATTTTTATGGGCTCACTCCTTCACAGATGGATATGTTCATGACAGAAGATAATCCCATACGACGACAGTCAGAACAAGTCACAGAGGTCTTCATTTATATACTCCATAATATCAGCTTGCTAGATATCTTCTTgatgataaatataatatgcccAGGAATTTGGTACCATTATTTTATGTAATAGCCCCTTGCTATCGCTTTTTACTTAAAAATTCAAATCATGGTCCAGCTGATTTAGTTGGCTAGAAATCCTTatattttagttaatttttggcAGGAAAGCATTTCGTCTGCAAGGAACTATTTGGATCATGGAGGCATGTGGAGTCTATCAGACATGAACAAAAGTGATCCTTCAAGATATAGCATGAGTATAAGCATGTATCGTGGAGGGGGTAGAGGATATGGAAGACCTAGAACATCTCCTCCTGATCTGCCTTCACTGTTGTTAGACGCTCGGATTTGCTATCTGGGCATGCCAGTAAGACTGCCTGCCCCATTATTTGCTTATGTTGCATGTACTTTTTGTTGATTTATACCGTCTTGACTTTTTGTTTGGGGCTTGATTGCTACAGATTGTACCGGCAGTAACCGAACTTGTAGTTGCTCAATTTTTGTGGCTTGACTACGATAATCCATCAAAGCCTATATATCTATACATAAATTCACCTGGGACACAGGTTAGTCTTGGAATGCCTTCAATTTTCCTCTATATTTCTGTCATTATTCTCTGGCTGCTTTGCATACTTTTCATTCAAGCATGTCAGCAATGATTTGGCTTGGCAATGCTCTTTTTTAGGATGAGAAAATGGAGACAGTCGGAGCTGAGACTGAGGCATATGCAATTGCTGACATTATGGCTGTAAGTGTCATTAGCTTCTATGAATACTTAGTTGATTCTTATATTCTGCTGGGCTGTGCAAAATTATATGCTGAAATGAAATAAATTGCCATTAGTAACTGTATCTAGTTGTGGAAATTCTATTTAGTTTTTTCCATAGAAGCACAATGAAGATCTAAGCTCTATATTTACTCTATGCTTGGAGAGGCTTTGGATTTggattggatttggataagatctaatataaaattgttatgaaatttgtctaaatccacccaaatcaaaggtccaaaatccatgctcccaaacgcagCGCAGTCTAGTTAATATGTGAAGGGGTATGGTCcaattttctttattctttgcaGAGTCCTGGATTAATTTATCATCTTTGGTTCTTCTGGTTGACATGTTTTTATATTGTCCCTTGTGAAGTACTGCAAATCAGATGTATATACAGTGAACTGTGGGATGGCTTATGGACAAGCAGCAATGCTTCTATCACTTGGAACCAAGGGACACCGGGCTCTGCAGCCAAATTCCTCTAGTACgatttgaattttcttaaaataccTGTATTATTTCTATTATGAGATCTTACTGTGCACACCTGAAAGCGGTCAAGTCTAACTGTATCTTGCTGATTGTATTCTTAGACTGCATTAGCGGCTGATGAACTTGCCATCAATACATCATCCTGTTTGCATGGTTGGTCTGACCGACAACAAACCTGAAAATGTTTTGCTCCTGTGTGCTTGTATATTAAGTtgactgctaatatcatacttaAAATGGAGACGCATGTGGAAACAACTGCATCTTTGTTGAATTGAAGAAAATTAGGGGAGAGCAGACTACAGCTGTTGGAACAATTGTAAAGCAGTTCGTGCTatttgtcaaatattttgtgaatggccgaatcAATTGGCCTCgagttttgtatattatatatagactttacaagaatgctatatatggaaagtaaataaggtctagcatgattctagccctatacaagtaaactataatctgtcaagccctatacatgtaaactaaatatgcgaactgtacaaaataatgatttgaaatataatgaaataaatgTGGGTTGAAgcaaggaaagaaatcttttgctttgctgtttgctattccgttgacagcccccctcaaactgatgcgggttgatcaacaagcatcaatttgctacttaggaagcaatgtcgatgacgagtgagagccttggtgaagatatctgcaatttgtaattcagtggaaatgtatgaagagtgataacacgagcttcaaatgcttcacgaatagagtgacaatcgacttcaatatgctttgtgcgctcatgatagacaagattggccgtgatctggatagcactcgtattatcggcatgtagaggtgtaggatccgtctcagaaaaatctagctcagcaagcaaGCAAGCCTCGAAGCTAAATAATTCCtgaacaagcaagagacatcgccCGGTATTCAGATTCCATCGATGACTTAAAAACTctatcttgcttcttactcttccaagggatcaatgcatcacctaagaacgcACACTAACCAATGATGGAGCGACGAGTATCCGCACAACCAACCCAATCAACatcgctataagcagcaaggcgagtagaattgcctgtagggaagaataaaccacgggcaaaagtgccctgaacatagcgtatgatcctaTGAACAGCAGCCAAATGAAGACAACAAGGAATCTGAAGAAACTGGCTGACTTGCTGTACAGTAAAAGAAATGTCTGGTCTAataatggtgagatagacaagactacccaccaacttccggtatataaactgggatcagcaagtaagtcaccctcctctttgcaaagcttgacatttaattccatgggagtatcaacagaagtacccttctgaaggccaagtttgcaggaggcacactcaagagataaagaagaacgttctttattaccaagtaaacctgAGTTAAATACATCAGATAAAATTTGAGTATTGGGATGACCTAAACGAcaatgccacaccatactaagatctgaaacattattacaagcaaaagacttgATAGAAGAAACTGGAGAATGTACTGGAAcaggcaaaagtagtggaaacaagcgccccactttaggtccctttgCGAGTGGCTCCCCTGTTACTTGGTCCGGCACAACACAACCATTAGCAGTaaaattaacagcacaattgtgatcaactaattgaccaataGAAATAAGATTTGTGGAAAGCtaaggagcaagaaacacattagtgaacTTAAAAGCGACATCTCCGACagcagctattggcaaagaactgccattggcagtctgaatagcagattgacgagcgtagggccgaacatgacacaaggtagtaggattattcgtcatgtgattagaggc includes:
- the LOC131154925 gene encoding ATP-dependent Clp protease proteolytic subunit-related protein 1, chloroplastic, producing the protein MATTTATLLSPLPSSLSPSLDDARTRDLGCPPALPKSSFLHGTKLFAARSPTTIAVRRCRFKPPSAKSFDHIPKQFRGENLKDGLMDNFKNVPQYFYGLTPSQMDMFMTEDNPIRRQSEQVTEESISSARNYLDHGGMWSLSDMNKSDPSRYSMSISMYRGGGRGYGRPRTSPPDLPSLLLDARICYLGMPIVPAVTELVVAQFLWLDYDNPSKPIYLYINSPGTQDEKMETVGAETEAYAIADIMAYCKSDVYTVNCGMAYGQAAMLLSLGTKGHRALQPNSSTKLYLPKVNRSSGSVIDMWIKAKELDANTDYYIELVAKGTGKPKEEIAKDIQRPKYFRAQEAIDYGLADKIIDSRDVAFEKRDYEEMLAQSKAMSRGRGEGAIPQAAPSGSW